In the genome of Candoia aspera isolate rCanAsp1 chromosome 4, rCanAsp1.hap2, whole genome shotgun sequence, the window aagttacgacagcactgaaaaaaatgacttacgaccagtcctcgcacttaacgaccgttgcagcgcccctgtggtcatgtgatcacaatttgggtgcttggcaaacagcatgtatttatgacggttgcagcgtcctggggtcacgtgattgccatttgtgaccttcccagccggcttccgacaagcagagtcgatgacggaagctggatttgcttaatgaccatgtgactTGCTTACTGACtacagcaaaaaggtcataaaatcagatgactcacttaatgactgcctcatttagtgacagaagttcctgtcccaattgttgtaagtcgaggagtacctgtaattcCATAAAGGCCAGTGTGGTCCCAAGGGAAGATGCtggaataggagtggggagacccaggttctggtcccccccaccccagccatgGAAACTTCCTGGGGAACCCtgagccagtcattccctcttcACCCAGCTTACAGCACAGGGTTGCTCTTCTGGGGAAAATTTGGGACAGAGGGATATAAAAAACTATAGCAAGGAAAGCTGATTACCTTGGAGAGCCACTGTAGCGGAGGAGTTAACTTGTTGGATTAGGAGCGGAGGGATccaggtttaatttaatttattcaagttaggtactgcccaactccaaactgactctgggcagtgtctaataaaaccagacaaaatacagtaatttttaaaaaaaggaataagaaagcaataaagaacaatAGCCAGTGGTGAATCTGGCTAACAAGACTACCCTCAGCCATGGGAGCTCACTAGCGGGCGTTAGGCCAGTCATCCTTTTTTAAACCAACCTGACTCACAGGGTTCTTTCCGGGGGAGAAAGTGAGTCTCGTATATTAGATATAAGCTCATACCAAGCCAAAATACTAAAAAAGATAGAACAAACTGCCCCTGAAACTGAAGCAAAGACTCTCCTAATTACAACTTAGGACGAGActcaaaatatgtttatttttccagGTCTTTTAGTATTTTTAGCActtgtattttatggttgtttttaaagttgtttttgcTGTACCTTAAGCTCTCCTGAGTGTTACAGGAATGGGCAGCATATCCATTttctaaattatatataaatatatatatacacacacacacatacacacacacacacacacacaaacaaattttaaaaatgtgaaaatcaaTTCTACTTCCCCATTTGAtcaggggtgggcaacctgcagTCTTTAGTCGGACTTCATGTGACCTCTGACCAAATTTCTAGTGCCCCTTACAGGTTAATAATTGAGACCTCTAGCAAGATTCCTTGGTCCCAGTCTAATGCTCTGAAGGAGAGAAGGGAGAAAGCAAGCCAACTGGCCATACCTACTTAGGGTTCTGCGGCTGCCCACCATTGAGAGTTGCCCCCAACAGGCCACCCCTGGGTGGCTTTCCACTGATAACAATGTTATTCGCCTTGCATGTGTGTATgagatacaggtagttctcgcttagcgaccacatagggactggaaaattttaAGCAGTGCTTAAGTGAgccaccacatgaccagacccaattttacaactttttacgatggtcattaaacaaatcatgggttgttaagcaaatcactgtgatcattaagtgaatctagcTTCCCCACTGgacttttttttgctggaaactggcaaaaggGTTGcaaatcgcgatcacatgacgctgcaactggtcgtaatgtgagccggctgccaagtgcctggattgtgatcacgtgaccacaggggtggtgtGACGGTTGTTAAGTGCAAGTACAGTTATAAAGCACTTCTTCCAGGATCTTCGTAAATttggactgttgttaaatgaacggccgttaagcaaggactacctaaaTATGCCTGTGAATATTTATGCCTCTGCAAGTTGCTCTTTTAGCTTCCTGCAGGGAAAATCCTGTATGTTTGCTGAACTGAGAAATAACATGAGATTTTAAGCAAAACTTTCCTGGGTTGGATGGATGGCTGGATCTCAGCTTCTTCAATGTCAGGTTCCAAAATGTTTAGACTCTACCATATGACCTGGAAATTCTGGAATTATTCAAAATTGTTCTGGTGGCAGTTGTAAGTGCATCTGAAGGATACTGGGATGAATACAGGAGGCTCTTCTGCAGTTGAGCATCGTGTAAAGGAAAATATGGACCTTAACCTTCCAGTTTGACTCTTCCTGGGTTTCTTTTATTAGATCTGCTACACCACTGATAGGCGTTGAAAAAGGCCACCGGTGAGGGAGATTCACCAGCTCACATGAATTGGGTCAGTACACAAACCCTGTTAAGCAAAGATGgctttaaggaattgcagacTCCCACCTCCCCCAGTCATGCAGATTAAGTAGCTGGCAGGAGGGGCAACTTTCTGACCCTTTCCTTGTGATGCAACCTCCAGGTTGAGCTACCTGGATAGTGAACTGTTCACGGGGCTAGAAATTCATGACCCGCAGTATCAATGTAAGATCCTCTCGTTCCATGATGTGGTGATGACTGTTCTGGAGTGGTCAGCAGGTGATGCCTGGGCAAAAATAATAGGCTCAGTTTCGTAATGTGAGAAAATGACTGGCCAGATGGTAAACATGTGGCTCATAGCTGGACAATGAATCATGAGAACCAAAAGAACATAATATGTGGTATTCTCTGTTGATGGTCCATTTTCTTGTGTTATGGGCCAGCAGTCAAACGCCTGCTTTGGATCATCCTTTTTTCTATGATCTCTTCTCCAAGTTTTAGATGTGGAGTAAATTTTATGCGGTGTGGTAGGttttctttggtttctttctttcattcatctgCAATTTTAGGCAATTTTTGTTGGACATGGAAATCAAGAACCCTCTGTTTTTGAGCATTTGGAGGCTACCCAAAGGTTCTGCACCTACAAACAGACCAGGTAAATGGGGGAAATGCAGGTTTAATTAAGTCAGATATGTCTTGCAAGAGATTTAGTGGGTGCGTGCAGAAGATCCTAACAGCGCACAAGGCCAAAATGTGTCTTTCATTCAGATAGACGATCATATACATATGCTTGAATGTTACTCAGACACCTGTTATTGATGATGAAGGGCTGAGTGTGTGAACTGACTTTATTAAACACCCCCTGCCTTTTAGATTAGCTGTACAGCTAGTCCTCCCGTAAGAAGagtcacttagcaactgcttcacttaaccgagttgccagtcccatttggggtcgctaaacgaggactacctatagaggCTTAGAATTTGTTTCTTCTATGTGATCAGCTGATAACGCAGTTATCAAGTCACAAATGCGCACGTGCGAACCATATGGGAACCGACTCTTTGTATGCGTTATGTATTGGGAGGTATTGCTTCTTGAATGACTTCTGAAGGAGCCTGGTGGCAAGTCTGGTGGCACCTTCTCGGATTAATGCACTTTATGAAAAGGCACGTGCTTTTGTGAGCGACAGCTTCCTTCGTCAGGCGCAGAGGTAGCTTACGCAAGCTGACGCCTGTACATAATATTTGTTAATTGGGAAAGGTGcagccagactcctgattttttttttgccactgtaGACAAACAGCACTTCCACAATGTCTTGGATGACTGTGTGGCAGCGGATAGAACAGTTCTTGAGTGGAAATTTCGTTTCTCCTCTAGACTTTTATAGCTTGCttgtggtttaattttttttaactggctggctggggaattctgggagttgaagtccagacatcttgaagtggccaaggttgagaaacacagcttagACAAGCCAGCTCTTCCTCTTTGCTCTTGCAAGCTGTGAGATAACCAACTTCCAGCCCTAACCACAATCAGATCGTTATTCCCCTCTTTTGCCATAGCAGGTACCCAGTGCCTGCTAGATTAGTAATCCTGGTTAATATCTaaccttcctttgctgatgcctaaactgagCAACTCTGGGGGTGGAGTGGGAAAGGGAGGTTGcagggctataaaacttgcccaacaAAAGCAACCCCTTGCTGAGTCGTGTTCTGGAAACCTTCCCCGCCATCTGGGCTCTCCTGGCTGTTTGGGGTCACGGCCTTCTGACGCCGTAAGTATATTCAGGAGCAATTCTTAAATAAACCTTTTTCAAGGTTTATTATCATCCTGGTGTCTCCCTGGACATTCTTGTTCTTTGGTATCCGTCCTGCCAATCCAAAATTAAGTGCCAACGCACAGATTAAAGGCAACAGGTTCACAGCACTCTAAGCCTTCACGAAGCTTGTTTGATTTGGGTTTAACATGTTATGTGAATGcggccattgtggtttgtaagccatggttGATGGCTTAATGCTtggcaaacccagccaattgtagATTATTCAGTAAATCACTGTTCTGCAAACCTCAGCTGAGTGCACTGGTTAAAGATATAGTAAGAACAGCCACGGTGCTGGCTTACAGAGCTAACATTCAGGATCCAgataatttgggggtggggaatgctTGTCAAATACTCAAAGAGGTCACATTAGTAACGATGCTTGAAATTTGACAGGAGCACAAGAATTCAAGATTGAAGTATGTTCATCTGCCGAACACTGCGTTAAATTTTGTGCTGACTTATTTTCTGCTAAGGGTCACATTTGTCAGAATATTTTTACAGTGGCAATAACTTGCTGCAGAAGAACTTACTGTCCCCTTGAAGAGCCCTTTGAATGTGCAGCCGCTGATACGTCATTATGttcttttctgttgcttttaaatTCAAGCGGAGCACCTTTAGTGCATGGCAATGATAAGGGCAAGTTAGAACTGGTCTGTTTTAAATGAAATTGCATGTATATGTCTCAGTTTGAGTTTTTTTGAAGGGTGTCGGTAGAGCAAGGGAGTAAAATGTGGTTGTGCAAGACATAAGGAGTTAGTTTCATCTGACTAATTAATAATAGAATTATGCAGAGATCcagatttgaagggcaaaatAGAATTTGGAGGGTGCCTGGCCACCTACGTTGCACCTGTTAGCAGGGCTGCAtctgggggggcaaccggggcatgtgacctgggcgccgcgctggtggggcgccaaagtgagcactggggggatgccaaaatgagtgctgggggggtgccaaaatgggcacggaatccatgtttgccccgggtgacacagaccctagttgcagccctgcctgttGGAGCACCTTAAGGCatgtatttttttggggggggggcttctgtGGCTGCCTCCTGTAAGTGTCATGTAACCCTgagaaaatgtcttttttttgtGACGGTTGGTATACCGTGGTTCAGTGATAGAGCACTTCATGTAGGGTCCTTGTTTCAGTTTCAGGCATTGCAGCTAAAAAGATCTTGCAAGGCTTGGGAAATATATGGGGAAGAAAGATCTGGAAGTTATATTTGCAAGGGCTATTAATTGGTATGGGTGTGATACTGGACTAGTAAACCAAGAAGAATGCAGCTTCATGTATTCAACATTCAAGATCTGGGGTTTGGAATGGGTGAGTTGACATCTCAATGCCTTACAGTCTCAAACCATACCTTCATCAGTGTTTTGAACCCAAGTGTTAGCTGTAAAGGTCATGAGAGGTGAATGAACAGTATGTTAACTGTTAATCACTGATTGCATAATTTGTTTGCTCCTTTGAAGGTGGTGGCTGTTTCTTTGGCCTTGAGGAAGAGGAAGCAAGGAATACAGTAATGGATGAGAACATACGTATCCATACGTGGCCCTGTTCCTATTACCTCAACTCTGAGAGACAATGGGTTCCCGGCAAACTCTTGCTGACGCCAGTTTCCGTAAGATTTACAGCTGACAAATCTGGAGAACTCCTGGCCAGCTTCCATCTTTCCAGCATCAGTGAGATCAAGAAAGAATCTTCCACCTTCATTTTTAGTTCTCTCACTCTTTTGGAGAACAATACCAAGCATTGGTTCAGTTCCCTTCAGCCTAACCGAAATGTGGTCTTCAATGTTCTCGAACATTTTTGGAGAGAACAGCTGCTGTCATCTGATGGAGCTGGGGCACAGACGGCTTGTCCCCAGACATCCAAGGGCAAAGAATTAACTGGTTTGTTGATGGGATCTCAAAAGCGCCTGGAAGATACTGCAAAAGTGCTTGAGCACCAGGGTGAACAGTTTGATAACATCATGAAGGGACTGGACAAGATTGAATCAGAGATGGACGTGGCAGACAGGTATGGCGACCTGCAACTTGTTCCGATTACAGCAGGAGTGGGATCTGGTGATCCCCAGGGAGATGATTGGTGGGTCACAGGATAACACCTGGAGGCCTGCTTTGCATGGAATCATACAGGACACTCATTGGCAGACAGAACTTGTTATCAAGAACAAGTAGATAGCCGCGGCGTAGAAGAGGCATATTGTTATTTAAATTCAAGGCAGATAGCTTGCTCCTTAAGCAAGGATAAACAGCTGCTTTGGGGGAAGTATCACAATCCGAAGTTTTCTTTAATTCTTAAGTTTGGTACCCCGGGGTAGGAATGGGGTCTTCCACTACTAATGAACTACAGTTCCTAGCTGCTCCAGTCAGCACTGTCAGTGGTGAGAGATGCCAGGTATTCCAATTCAGCACACCTGGGAGACATGTTCCCTCTTCCTGGGATCCGTGATACTTGCTGGTTTTCGTGGCAAAGCATACACCTAGTAGTGGATGGGGTGGGCAGGTAGTTTCTTGCCTCAATCCATTCTAGGAGATTCTGGGTGAGACTCTAGAGCTGAATTCAGCATTACCTAAATCCAAAATGATTTTCCTTGAATTGTACTATTTCccatggggagaaaaaaaaaaaggaaagcatttgtgaCAGGCCAGAATCTCACCTGGATGAATATGGGTGAGATCAGGCCAATGTGGCAGCTTCAGAAAAGTACGCATGTTAGCTCAGGCAGAAGATTGTTGGCTGAAATTCTTTCAGCAGGTATTGGATCAGTGTGTCACAAGCGTGCGAAGCTTTGGAGATGGGAAGTGAATACTTGGGAATGgttctgagaaagaaaaggtcATGGTCAATAGGAAGGTCTGTAGAAAGAAAATTGCATTGTTCCAGTTCTTCAGCAGAAGTTTGAAAATTTGAGCCTTGCACAAAGGCTTATGGCTTCTTTCTCAATTTAAGCTTACATGCTAACGGCATgccaaatatttcattttaaaggcttggaatattttttccccagaaacatATAAATGTAAAGCGTATAAACTCCTCCTAAAAGCGCAGTCCCTTAAGCATTTACGTATTTCTACAGTACTTaatgaaagggacgcggtggcgtggcaggttaaaccgctgagctgctgagcttgccgattggaaggtcggcagttcgaatccgcgtgacggggcgagctcccgttgctagtcccagctcctgctcacctagcagttcgaaaacatgcaaatgtgagtagatcaataggtaccgcttcggcgggaaggtaacggcattccgtgtcgtcatgccggccacatgaccacggaagtgtctacggacaaacgccggctcttggctCTTCGTCTTCgaagcggagatgagcaccgccccctagagtcggatacggctggacttaacatcaagggaagCCTACAGTACTTAATACGTAAATGCTTAAGGGACTGCGCTTTTAGGAGGAATCTAAGAAGTCCAGGTAAATCTCCCATCAGGTTTCCTTTTGCAAGGGAACTTTAGGCATGATTCCGAAACCAAATGGGACTCCCTGGGAAATAAGGATTTCCAGAGGAGTACCAAGAACCACCAAGAGGCTTTTGCGGACTACACTGGCGATACGGAGCTTTATGCTGAAATAGGAGCGTAGACACACTTCTGGTTTGCTTGTGAAGGGAGGAAGGATTATGAACTGTTCCGCTGAGGAAGGGCAGGCAGCTAGTACCACCATATAtatccccttcctccctccctccctccctccctccctaaaaCCACCCAGCTGCATAACAGCACTGAACATGGATGATGGCAAGGTTTTATGGGACGTGTACAAAATACCAGAGCAAGACTGTCTCCCTCAAGATAGAGGGGAGCAAACTGTAGAAGCTACAAACTGTAATAattggaagagaagagaagagaatacttgattggccaagtatgattagacatcgAAGGAATTCGACTTTGGTGCGAGagttctcaatatatttacataacatcagaaaataaacaataataaagtagcaACGTTATTTACTAGAACTATACaatcaaggaaagaaaagaaggaaaggaaaataatactacggctattagCTAACACACCCTCggatttaaagggagaattaagggacagcatactgcatctgtcgtctaacatacgttcacatttaacagcattaccggtcacatctcaGCAGTCGTGtattaccatacattgtcaatccttatattaaaaggtaaaggtaaaggtttcccttgacgtaaagtccagtcgtgtccgactctaggccttagagccggcgttgtccgtagacacttccgggtcatgtggccagcatgacgacacggaacgccgttaccttcccgccgaagcggtacctattgatctactcacatttgcatgttttcgaactgctaggtgagcaggagctgggactagcaacgggagctcaccccgctgcgcggtttcgaaccgccgaccttccgatcgacagctcagcggtttaacccgcagcgccaccgcgtcccattaatCCTTATAttaatgctacattaattaggagttcaacagagcaatggcacgagggaaaaaactgtCTCAATGCCTAGAAGTTTTGACATTCAGTACTCTGCAGCGccatcctgatggtagaagttgaaacagtttatgtccaggatgcgaagggtctgcaggtatctcctctgccctccttttgacccttgcaatgtacaggtcttctgtagaaGGCCGgtggattgcaataattctttctgcagacttaagtATCCGTTGAAGCCTATATCTGTCCTGCTTGGCtgcggaaccaaaccagacagttacagaagaacagataacagactcaGTAACtcctctgtaaaactgtaccaaaagctcctgagatagattaaacttcctaagcTGATGCAGGAAGAGCATCCTTcgttgtgcctttttgatgatagtttgcgtccatttcaggtcttgagaaattatggagcccaaaaacttaaaggactctactactaATACTGGGCTATCGAATATGGTAAGAAGGGGCGAGTTAGAAgaattctttctaaaatccacaaccaCCTCTACAGTTTTGAGTgtattcagtttcaagttgttataaCTGCACCACAGGGCCCGTCGTACTGTAGTTATAACAACGTGAAACTGAATTGTCTTATTGGGCGCTGTCATTCAAACAGCAGTTACCAGGTGTGACACCGATGTTCTTCCATAGCTAACCCAATCGGTGTATATCGTATGGCACAATCACGGTGTTTGGCTGTGCTCAGGCCCCAGGGAATAACACTCATCCTCTTCATGAACTGTAGCCCAGCTGCTCCACGTTGAACTCCGTCTTCACCAAACATCAGAGGCTTATGGTGGAGGTCCAACTAGCCAGACCCTCACCCATTCTGACCAGGTGATCTCTGTATGAAACGGTGAGCCTTGGCTTTTCTGGGGCCAAGCCTCTTTCTGAGCCTgttgctttcctctttctctcaggtTGTTGTCAGAACTTGAATCTCCGTCTTGGTGGCCTTTTGGTGGGAAACTACCCAAGGTGGCGTCTGAAGGAGGGAAGGCGAAGGAGACCTCCGTGGGTTCGGGTTCTAAGAGCAAGGATGGGGTGATAGTCCAGATCCCCGTTATCATCACTGAAAGGACAGATTCTAACGTCAAACCAGGCAGCCTCACGCTCTTAGTTTCTGGCCTGAAGATCAGCGACGCCAAGTCTCAGCTGCTGCACTGGTTTGACAAGAAGGACGTGGATGATGTGAAAGTTCACTCACCCTATGAAATCTGCGTCCGCCAGAGGTTCATCGGGAAGCCAGACATCTGCTACCGGCTGCTGTCGGCAAAGATGCCGGAAGCCATTCCCTTCCTCGAGATGCAGTTCAGCAAGAAAATTCAGTTCCTGGAGGATGCCTTGGGGCTTGCGCAGGCTAGGAGGACTCCTCAAGAGGAGGCTGGCGGCTCCATTTGGCAAGCAGGTAAGAGACAGGAGGGAAAAACCTTCAGATAATTGGagtaggcttttttaaaaatagtaaccaATAACCAAAGGAATAGGCGTTTAAGAGCCTCCTTCCCAGCCTGATGCCTTTCAGATATCTTGGCCCACAATTCCAAGTGTCAGACATAACAGAAAGGTACCCAATTGGCACAGTCTCCTCTGGAGCATCTAGAACGCTTCAGAGATCCTTTTAACCATCTTCTAAGGTAGATCTGTGTCGTAGATGACCTCGGCCACCACCAGGGTTCTTGTGTTGGGAGCAGCTGAATGGTTACTCTTCTCCTGAAACAATACAGCTGCTGATGCAAGGGGAAGGACGCCTGGAATTCCTACAATAATCTTGAAAGAAGCTCGCTGGACGAGTCCCCTGTTTCCATCAGGGGTTACCAAGTGCTTGGGCACCGCGCCCCTCCACTGATCCTTGAatccacagcctcccagacacagGGAACGAAAGCCCAGCCTAATGTGTGGGTAACATCACTATCTGGGTTTCTTGTTTTCAAGCCCAGGTTTGTAAGCTCCTGCATACACCCCCTCACCTTGAACAGGACTTCCAGATAGGATGCAGCCCCCGTCATTCTTCACcattgcccatgctggctgggattgaTGGGAATTATTCTTTCAGAACTTCTAGAGGGACGTGGGTTACCCATCCCGAGTTAATGGCTCAGTTCTCCATTGCTTAGAGATTAGGGGTGCCTTTGTCGTCCACCAGGTCTTTGCTTCAAGAAGCTGTTGTGATACGTAACTCAGCCCATTCTTCATTTGCTTCTGAATCCTGTGTTTTTCCTTGATTTCTActcttccatcacttcctgccAAAAATGTATGGAAATTCCCAGAGTTGATGCTCTGAGCTCACAATACATTTTACATCGCTTATTTTTGAGCAATTTGCCATGTTTTGGGGTCTGGCTATTACAGAGCATGGAGAAGACCTGGTTTTTGTTGATGAATGCCTTTCTAAAGAAGGTAGGAAGAAACCATTTCTGGGCCTGCTGGGCTTAAAAAGAGCTTTCGGGCAATTAAAACAAGCCGGCCTGTGAAGAAAGTGGGTTGTGTTGCACCCTGttctaaaattaaaattcagcagaGATTAGAACGTTCTCTCCTTGGCTGGTTGCCGAGGTCCGGTACTTGGAAAACCTTGTTAATCTTTAAATGAAGGACTCCTGGGCACCAGGTGGCAAAATGCTAGTCCAGCTCCTCAGAGGCAGAGCAGCCGGTTGGTTTTTAAGTGTGGTTCATCCTGGTAGGTAATGTCGAGTTcgtgatgtggcaataccagttATAAAAAGAATTGCTTTATCAGAGCCTTTTTAAACTGTGCATCAAATGTTTTGCGTTAACAACTTACAGGAGTCTGAagtcctctctctcctcctcccttccagCTTTTGTGCTCTAAGTAGCAAACACCAAGAACAGAAATCCAGCAAGAATGGAAATGTTGGCTTGCGCTGCTCCTCCAAAAGCCAGCCTTGTCTTTTTGCCACTGAGActtgccactagatggcaatcaACCACCACACCTGATCAgccagtatatatatttttttaattcctcAGCTATTTCACAAGtaaaatattccatttttctaAAGAGGTTAGGGCAGGGTTGAAGCAAGCAAAATGTGTTTCTTTTATTCCTCACCCAGCGCCGGTGAGGGGCTCTTAATGGAATCTTGCGCACAGGAACACATGCACAAACTCTTGCTGCTCTGGGACCAGCTATTGGGTGTCTCCGATTAGAGTTCCAGAGTCCTTTCTGGTCAGACAAAGAATAGCATGGCTTGTGTGCGCTGAACACCACTCTGAAAGAGGCCAACAATTTTAGGTGGAAAATACTGTCATTTAATCTCTTAGGCTGTGGAACCTAGGAGACTTAAACTAGGTTCTTCGTCAGCATGATCCCCTCCAGGTCGACTGATtggatttatattctaccttttctCCCAAGAGCTTGAGGTAGCCTTCAGGGGGATTTATCCCCTTCCCAGCAGCCCTGAGAGGTATAGTGTgtagacagagagagaaagtgcctggcccaaagccccccagtgagtttctgtgggaTGAGCCTGGATCTTCCCAAACCTAATCTAACAACTTAACTGCAACGCTGTACTGTCTTTCAGTTGTGTTATTTTATGCAAGCCAATGGTTCCCTGTTGATTCGGCTTGTctgaagccggctgggaaggtcacaattCATGATCATgcgactgcaggacgctgcaaccggtcataaatgtgagccggttgccaagtgcccaaattgtgatcatgtgaccgtggaggGTGGTGCGACGGTCAGAACTTCAAGGACGGGTTGTAAGTGAGTTTTTTAGCTGCTGCTTATTGTATTGGGGCAAACTGTTGCTTTGTTTAGTCTGCTGGTATTATCAGCGGCTTCTGTGGGATCTCCGTTGGAAGTCCTTCCCAGCTGTCCTGAGATCCCTCTCAGTCAGAAGTGAGCAGCTCACAGGCCCATTTGATCCCCCcagctctctccccctcccccttttagcAGTTCTTGACCCACACCCACCCACAGGCATAAAGGGCCAGATTGCCTTTTGAAAACTTGACAGTATGGTTTGAAACAGGGACGGGGAAGGGGGGTTGCTAGGGTTGACATAAGTTTTATTTCACctcgcaccccccccccaatttaagCACCACACCCTGTGAACCCCTTGGAGCCTGTGCTGCAAATAGCCACAAAACTATTGATGATAGGGCTAGACCAGGAtgtctccaccagggttctgtggcaccctggggttccatgagaggtcactgggggttccctgggagatcacgattcatttCAAACatcatttcaaattcgggcaacttcccattaaagaggcaagtttcattctttacgtTTGGTGTAAGAGTACCGCTAATGCAtctatccaggcctac includes:
- the SNAP47 gene encoding synaptosomal-associated protein 47, with protein sequence MDENIRIHTWPCSYYLNSERQWVPGKLLLTPVSVRFTADKSGELLASFHLSSISEIKKESSTFIFSSLTLLENNTKHWFSSLQPNRNVVFNVLEHFWREQLLSSDGAGAQTACPQTSKGKELTGLLMGSQKRLEDTAKVLEHQGEQFDNIMKGLDKIESEMDVADRLLSELESPSWWPFGGKLPKVASEGGKAKETSVGSGSKSKDGVIVQIPVIITERTDSNVKPGSLTLLVSGLKISDAKSQLLHWFDKKDVDDVKVHSPYEICVRQRFIGKPDICYRLLSAKMPEAIPFLEMQFSKKIQFLEDALGLAQARRTPQEEAGGSIWQAATGLVGSLVQTGSATPSSSRGTGDSPQAQMQKERQVVSESETQELRQILRRLKCLALETETELEQQDESLDAISSSVDRATLNIDRQNRRIRKLT